AACAAAAACTCAAGACACCACTGCTTCCAGTGAAAGCAGAGAGAATCACGGGACTATTATAAATGACAAAGGTCATTTTAGGAAATTCACATcgacatttattttttaaagcttTTCCTTTCTGTTTGCGCGTTTGGGTTGCTATTTTGTGTGCTTTTCAATCTTTCGGGCTTTTGAAGTGTGAAATCACGAATTTACCCTCCTATCTTTAGGCATTTTGTAATTCGAAcgtttttcatttatttttcctatGTGGTCCTCCTTTTTACCTGATGATGTATGTATAATTTGAAATAGTACGGAAGGGCAATATCGTCATTTGGATAATCCCCTGGGGCGGGAGATACCAAACTTTGGGCCTTCCACCCGCTGCCGCTAAAGCTTGTACCAGGAAGTTTTGTTCGCTGCACCACCTTCCATGGGCCCATCCAATCTAACTTTATCTTTGCAAGTTTCCTTCCATGGAAGCCGACAATTTCACTTTAGTTTACAGTTTTACTGTTTACATACTCGTacgaaaataacaaaaattaatatcctTTTGTTCAAGTTTCATCAATACTGCATATTGTGCAAGTGATTTAACTTCATCAATGAATCGTAGTTCACAGTCTAACAACATAACATACTGATCTGTCTAATGAATAAGACATTGCATATAACTTAATTTCAAACAAGGAAAAATTAGGTGCATTTgccaattatatataatttttttatacatggTTTTGACAATGTTTCTTGCTTTTGATAAACCCAAATGTTTTTATGGAAATAGCCAAACTATGCCTATGACTGCACAAGAGCCGGCCATGCCGGCTAATGCCAAATGTAGAAGAGTTAATACATCTCACGAGAATTGCCACTTGATTGACTTAGCAATAGGGAGGGAGGGATCATCAAGTCATATTTGATACAACTATttattgcttcttcttttttttttttttcttcatattttctatataaaatGTTGAAAGGCCAACAATAAACAATGAAACCAGAAAGGGAGAACAAGTCAAGGAGCTTAAATTGCAATAAAGAGAATCATGGGAAAGTTGAGGAGCAGTGTCAAGTCTCAAATGGGGCTAATAAGAACAAACAAGTAAAAGCAACCACCTGCACTACACCAAATAATTTATAGCAGCAGGTAAGGAAGGCCCCctttttttctgctttttaGACAGCAAGgccaaaactaaagtttccaTTTAGGCAACAATTTTCCCCTCCAACAATGATgataacttttattttaagcAAACAGAAATCATTACCTTTTAGAaccaattattttattatcattCAGTTCCATGTTCTAAACAGTTTCCAAGGGCCTGTGTGTGTAGGGTTTAGTTGATGCTTTCGGGGAGGATCAAATTTTTCTCTGGTTTGCttcctttgttttcaattcCTGCCCAATTCCTCATATCTTAGTATCTAAAACATACATTCCATTCCTTGTATCTGGGACAAGCCTACGAAGCATgtgcaacaacaacaacaaaagctTGGCCAAAATGTGGATCAACATGTGGCATGAGCCCACATGCTgtccttctttttcttaaaagaaaagacatTCTTTAGATAGTGTATTGTCAAGTGTTGTTGTGACACTcacccttcttcttcaacaatacaccaaaaaaagaagaaaaaaaagctcaAATTACTGCAAACTCCAGCTTCTCAACTCCAATGGTGCAGTTatgatttataaaatttaaagcGTATCACCGAGTagagccgtgcggctatatttaaaaaaaatctatttatagagtatagccgtgtggctatattgttaaaatattctatCCATGGAGTATattgagtatagccgcgcggccatacttttaaaatatttaagcTGATGGTAGAGCGATGTTTCTCTCCACCAGACAAAAATACATATGAGTTTCACAGAAGAATACAAGTCTTAAAACCAACTACAAAATGGACAATGATGCGAAATTCATAAAAGAATACAAGTCTTATAAAATAAACTACAAATCACAATTTAACTCATCTCTGTAGTAGTGCCATAGAATGAAGCCGGCAGGTTTCTGTTCCTTAAATAGATTCGGAACGCTGATTGAACTCTGGAGTAAAGAGATATGTTCCTCATTTATCGATACATCTTAAGATAGGCACTGTTGAACCCAAAATGCAATTTTCCTACTGTTGGACATACTTCGCATCATAACTTAAACTAGCAAAGATTTTGATCTTTTGACTTTGAAAAACTTCTAGCAAAAGTTCGCAAGGTCTCCATGACATTTTGGATTTTCTCTGAAATTGCAATGTACAGACATCTTTGTGCTGCCTCATCCAGACCATCTGGGCAAGTGCTTGGCCATCCTAAAGTAGGATGTGAAATATTACGGGACAGAGACATTGCCATCTGCCTCATTTTAGGAAGGTCAAGTTCCATTGGCTCGCCAACAATTATCTTAATGTTCTTATTCCATAATGGAAAAGGAGGCCTTTTACCACGATAGAAGTTCTCAGGCATCACCTGCAAATACAAACAGTGACCAATGTGAAATGAGcaaaattgaacaaatgggcCACAGAAGATCCATCATCGGATTCTAATAAATATGAAGCATAAATTTAAGgctaaatatatatttttcctttttacatAGATGGATAAAGTTCTGCCACATGAATGCCGCTGTTTATTTACATCATTTTCCAGGACTTCAAAGAGCTGGACATGCATACCAAAAATTGGATAAAAATCATTACATAGCATAAAAGAAGTTTGCAATATCAGCAGTGCGCCGTTGATAACCTCAACATCCTTGGAAAACCATAATTCAGTAGTGCAAAGTTTATGACATATTAAATGCATAATAGAAACATTTTAACTGCCACATCAATAAGGTCCAATTCCAGCCACAAGGAAATTCTACTATCCCATAAAATGTAACGCTAACACTTCGGTGTAGCAATCATTCACAGAACTAGACAGTTAGCCATTTGGATGTCAGATCACAATGTCATGGCTCAAGTGCTAAGTCAAATCATCAGGACCTGACTATATTATATGACAAGAGTATGTTGGATGCAAAGAGACATATGTTTATCATTTATGacataaaaagataaataacaAGGAAATGAAAATCTGAAATCAAACAACCACCATTGTGTTTAATGGATGCAAAGTGATTCCCAGGTTCATGTCATACTTTTCACAGAGAATGAAAAAAACCATTAAATCTGACTTATGATACTGTTGTACAAATGCACTCTATGGAAATCATGTCACAGAAACATTTTCAGTGGGGAGAGTGAGGAGGGGTAGGTTGCCATCTTAGCAGTTCACTAACATCTTATAACAATGTAGTCAAAAtcttaaaagaaatatatggAATTGATCGAAACATAAGTCCAGATAAAGGCGAAGAATCCTAGTAGAGTAAATTACCTGTTCAAATCCAGTATGGACAATCGGCAAAACTATAGGGGTCACAGGAGCACGAGCAATGAGACTAGCAGTTCCCCATTTCAATCGTCTAATAGGTGCATCTTCCTGGGACACTTTTCCTTCTGGAAATGTATGCAACTGCTCATCAGAGATTCAAAAGTTTGAACTTGAATAACTAAAAGGTTTAGCATAAATATCAAGGAATTATACTTTACAACAAAAGCCAACAACTTTTCAAAACTAATGATTTTATAAGGTAAAATTTCATTCCACAAACTACAAATGACTCTTTGAGGAACCCATCAACCAAAAAATTCCAAACTTCATATAATCTCAGGTGAGTGAGCTATGCAATGTCTCGTcgtggaagaaaaagaagacaaatcTGCCACCAGCTTTGGCAGATTCACATTCTAAATAGCATTGAGTAGCTCCCACCAGTGCTCAATAATCGAAACTagacaagaaaaacaattaacaATATGAAGTGATTACCCATTCTCCTTCACTTAAACGCTCAAGAGCTTCGTTCATGTGTTCTTGATAAATGCCACCACCCCGTATAATTGGTATGCACTTCCCTGTACAACTTACCATATCAGAATCTATAACTAAATCCAAAATCAAACCATGAAAGAAAATTCACCTTACCAAGTCTGAAGAAGTAAGAAAGCATTGAACTTTTGAAACAAATGTCCTCGGCAGCCAAAGCCCACCGAGACAATTTCGCATCCGTGATGGGAAAGCCCTTGAAACCCCACAACAAAGGGTCATCCATGGTGGACATGTGGTTGCTAACAGTGACGAGTGGGACACCAGGAGGCCGAGACCGAACCAGACGAAGGAGTGTATCGGCATTGTGAACAGTGGTGTTGTTGAGCAAAGAGACAGCGGCCTTTGCCAAACCCCCCACCGCCATGATCACCATCTTCCTTGGAATGCCGCCCATGTAATCAGACCGAGCTGCCCATTCCATTATTCTTCGTCCCATGTTACTTCAGCAAAAACCCAATTGGGTCGACTTGATTTTTATCTATTCAAGGATCGAATAGGCGCGCTCTCGCCACTGCATATTCAATTGCGGAAAGGGAAACCCAGGATCTGTAGATTCGTGTCGGATTTCTATGGAGCATAGCTGTATCTGTTTCTGTTCTACTGGAATTGTGAGGAGGATTCATCATGGGCCTGGTGACATTTTCAGCCTGAGTGATTGGGCTTGGGCTCAATAATATTGATAAGGTCGAAATTGTTTTTAggccaacttttttttttttttttaataacaataaaattgataaGGTCGACTTTTTTGGTGAACTTTGAATCGATGTTTTTAATTAACAGTGAACAATAATAtagtgaaaacaaaattaacattCAAGATGACATGATATAAGGTAGAAATTAATCTTCTATTAAGCCTTGTAATGTAAGGAAAAGGGTTCGAATTCGAGTTGAACGGAGCAACATCAAACCTTTTGTTAACTTATACAATATCAAACTAATGTTCAACTTAATTGAATGGCCATTTGACATAGCAAAGAAGCATCTAGTATCAATTCAATACAATAACCTTTTTCTCAAATACCAACTTGGGCATTGCAAGTTTTGTTGTGACTTTTGACTTTGAGGctcttgagaaaaaaaaaaaagtgtgtattttcatttattatttaatgggAAAATATTATagagtttttctttcttttgccctttttttgCCAGCTTCCCACGTGTAGTAGTGTAGTGGAGACTTGTAGTTCCCACGAAGCCAAACGAAGAACCGAGAAGCAACAAAAGGCGAAGTAAAAAACTCGCTCACTGACATCACACATGGCAGACTTGTGCGTTTCTCAGTCCTCGCTTGTTCTACGCCCCAAAATTGGAGCTTTACACAACCTAAACACCTCCATTTCTCCAGCCCGACGCCTGCAACACAACAATCTCAGCTATCGGGGATTTGGGGCTTCCTCTGGTAACGCTCTTTTGTTGAGACACGCATCAATTCAGAAGCTTGGGGTTGTCTCTGACACCAAATCTTCCACTATATTCACTGTTGACTCGGGGATCAAGGATATCGGCATCGAACCAGCTACCGGCGGCGGAGGCGGCGGTGGTGACTTTGGCGGTAGAGGCGGCGGAGGCGGCGGAGGTGATAATAGTGACGATAAAGGCGAGGGAGAGGAGGGAccggaagagaagagagagaagaaagggaTGTCAATGTCTCAGAAACTAACTCTAGGATATGCTGCTCTTGTTGGAGGTAATCAAATTATTTTGCTTCTCTTTTCTAGCTTGTAAAAATTTCATCTTGTATTATATTGAAGCGAAGGCTGTTCCAGTCCAGCTATATATTGTTGCCTTAAAGCTACAATAGTTAGAAATTTCCTATGGAgttaaaaatttgttgttcttgttatTGTGGCTAATTTATGAGCCTTAAGGCCTTCAGTTGTGCTTGTAAAGTATAGAACTTTGGGGTTTATCCCAAATAGTATAACAGGGTGGTTTCCAATTTTATTGGTGATCTCTGATTTGGCTGTACAGTTCTGGATTGGTCCCGTCTATTTGATGGTTCTCGTAGGAAGACTTTGTGTTTCCAAGTTCaaagcttttttcttttatgtataGATTAAATATAAAGATGACTTAGTCTAGAAAATTATCTTTTAGTTGGGAAGTTTTTGAAGGTTTTCCTCAAGCAAAGTCTGCAAATGACCTGCTTAATTGCGCACTTCCAACTAGCTTCTTGTGTCCCGAGACCCAGGGATTGCATCGATAAAATCCTGTAATCAAATAATTATCTAATAGATAGCAATCATCCATATGAACTTACCAGTTTATTATGTTCAGTTCTTGATGGTATCAATTGTACTGGGATCTCACAGCTGATTTTTGTGTCAGTGGGTGGCCTCATGGGCTTCTTGAAGAGTGGCAGCCAGAAGTCACTGTTGGCAGGGGGATTATCAGCGGCCTTACTCTTTTATGTTTCTACTCAGCTTCCCGTAAGACCAGTTTTTGCATCATCTATTGGGCTTGGTAAGCGATCATCACGCTCTCAAAATTTCCTGTACTTGTTTTGCTAGTTGCTACAGTAGTCCGTTGCTagattctgttttctttatacCCACTTCGTTAGTTCTCCCTTATATTCTCCCTCATAacacattttcaattgtctgaTCCCAATAAATAGTGACAATTCTTGGATTTCCATTTTAATTAGCTGTATGAATATGATAAACTATTGAGACTTATCAGAGGTTATGTTAGTTACAACACATGCCTCTGTAATTAGTTATTATATTAGTTGAGAGTGCTtcaataaacaacccacattGGTTATCCCATCCCCCTTTGATAAAGTCTTTATCTACAAGTTTATCCCTCTATATTTGCCTAAGGGAACAAAAGATTTTAATGGATAAATAAAGAGTGGTGATAGATGCATGCctaaatagaaagaaaagaaaaaagaaaagaagttggCATTCGATTGCCGGTGCACTAATTTTTACTATTAGATACTACAATGTTCATGGGCGTCCTAGTTTTTGTGGTAGCCTAACTAGTTTCCCCTTTGCatctattctctctctctttgcaagtgcagtttaatttcttatatttgTTCAACCTTAATTTAGTCTTCATTTTCTCCCTACCTCCAGGGTTGTCTGCTGCCCTTCTGGGAGTGATGGGCTCTCGCTTCAAGAAGTCAGGGAAGGTATTTCCAGCCGGCGTTGTATCTCTTGTGTCACTTGTAATGACCGGTGGCTACTTACATGGAATTCTACGTGGTATGCACTGAAAAATGCATATGTAAGTTAGAGAGTAATAATGTGAGTTACCTCTGGTATTtgattcctttttcttttgttttttgttttccttttttgttgctAATATCTTGTATTCGATATCAGTATTAGCTTTTGAAAAAGGCAATGTAGACTTTGTATTGTAGGATGTGGTGTTTGAAACGTTTAATCGACAATACACTGATAAATTTTGTGTGCTTAAGCATCTCCATGTGtatgtgttttttctttttttgcacTGTTTCCTATTAAAGAAACAAGCTGTTGGTCGTGAAAATTGGTTTCCTAGCATTTTCCACCTATAATGGGAATTCAACTATCGTCATTTACTTTTCAGAATTTGAATCCGAGgaaggaaaatgaaataaaattgctCGAGTTGAATTCGACATTGGTTTTTTCCTTGTGGATAAGAAATTCTTGTACATATTACAAAGCATGTAGAGTTTCCAGACATAATCGCATCATAAAATGGGATGCATGCAACGCTCagttgatgaaaaaaaaaagcgcaACTAACTTCCACCGAGGCTGATGCAAATTAACTACGGCAATATTGGAGGTTTGTTCCAGTATGATTACATGGTTTTATTTtaccaatatttttcacaaGCAGCAGCTGAACTCAATATTCACCACACGACCAAGTTAACACCAAATAGTTTGTCATTAGTTCTAGGCAAGTTTACAATGTCATAAACAACAGTCATGCTACACAATACAAATCCGAATACAGTTTAAATGCCTTGGCATAAACGGGGCAAACAAACATGTTTACAAATTCTCCAGCAATTGAACACAAAATCAGCAATCTATCATATGAgctttcattttgtttcaaATCGACTGAGAACTTGTAAGCATGTGAGCCCCGTTTATGTGAACAGGCACGTCAAACATAATAATCACCAGTTAAACGTAGGTCTTTGCGAAAGTACGATAGCAATGCCGAGACTAAAAATAAAGATACAACGTGCCACATGATCCagtgaaatttttgttattagtTCAAGCTGGGTAGGCAGCAGAACTTGGTTGCATTTCCTCCTTCACCATGGCAGATTGTTTGAAGCAACCCAAACCTGGAGAGGCATTATTGCTGAGGTTAATTTTAGCATCGTCATCCAGCTGTGTTGCGGGTGAAGTAGGATATGGATTCTTGCTGACCAACCTGCAAGaatgaataaaaatacaaataaaaaaacaaattgatgTGCAAAGGCCTAGGTATAGTGGTGCCAGAGAAAAAACCCATCACAGCACCCACCTGTCCCGTCGCTTCTCCAGGAAGCGCTGAAGAGAGTGTCTCCTTGCTATGGGAAATTCTGAATCAACAGAAACATTGAAGCAGAAATCATGAAGCCATCATtaggaattttaaaaaaaaaaaaattgtgccAATAAATATTGCAATGAAATTCTTACCAGCTTGCAGTTTGCAAATGGAACTCTTCTGATCAGGGTAGGGCTGGACCACTGGTGAACCAGGAGCAGAGTTTTGCAGCGAAGACGAGCCTGTACAAACTAGTGGACTTGGTGGACCGCTTGTCCCACCATTCTTAACATCAGCAGTCTTATTTGCAGCATCAGCTGCTGCGATAAGCATAAGTTCACGAACCTGTCATGCAAATAAGTGCAGAACAGAATATGTCAAGCCCGTAGATTGTTGAGTTAGATGCAAATTGCTTATGTTATTTAGGATAGAAAAGAGCCAACCTTTTCTGCAGTAACTG
Above is a genomic segment from Prunus dulcis chromosome 7, ALMONDv2, whole genome shotgun sequence containing:
- the LOC117634638 gene encoding N-acylphosphatidylethanolamine synthase: MGRRIMEWAARSDYMGGIPRKMVIMAVGGLAKAAVSLLNNTTVHNADTLLRLVRSRPPGVPLVTVSNHMSTMDDPLLWGFKGFPITDAKLSRWALAAEDICFKSSMLSYFFRLGKCIPIIRGGGIYQEHMNEALERLSEGEWLHTFPEGKVSQEDAPIRRLKWGTASLIARAPVTPIVLPIVHTGFEQVMPENFYRGKRPPFPLWNKNIKIIVGEPMELDLPKMRQMAMSLSRNISHPTLGWPSTCPDGLDEAAQRCLYIAISEKIQNVMETLRTFARSFSKSKDQNLC
- the LOC117635158 gene encoding protein TIFY 3B-like produces the protein MEEKSQAGDVKNTPEMEEKEVGQSQPMKTEEEAAKEKDPSSSHDLPNNSNSTRKIMPAQLTIFYAGSVSVFDAVTAEKVRELMLIAAADAANKTADVKNGGTSGPPSPLVCTGSSSLQNSAPGSPVVQPYPDQKSSICKLQAEFPIARRHSLQRFLEKRRDRLVSKNPYPTSPATQLDDDAKINLSNNASPGLGCFKQSAMVKEEMQPSSAAYPA
- the LOC117635996 gene encoding protein FATTY ACID EXPORT 2, chloroplastic-like yields the protein MADLCVSQSSLVLRPKIGALHNLNTSISPARRLQHNNLSYRGFGASSGNALLLRHASIQKLGVVSDTKSSTIFTVDSGIKDIGIEPATGGGGGGGDFGGRGGGGGGGDNSDDKGEGEEGPEEKREKKGMSMSQKLTLGYAALVGVGGLMGFLKSGSQKSLLAGGLSAALLFYVSTQLPVRPVFASSIGLGLSAALLGVMGSRFKKSGKVFPAGVVSLVSLVMTGGYLHGILRGMH